One bacterium genomic region harbors:
- a CDS encoding DoxX family protein, translated as MKNLPLSPDIADLIFRMLFSSIFLGLGAEHIFSDTLIMHLMPVWMPLPHVVSIGAGLILLTGGFMILLGFHVRVGALILSIFLVIVTVMVHVPGVLFIPPEFSNEYSWTWVILQRSNLVKNLCLLGVCFNLFYHEPTRYTLDNFIRRKKSNFK; from the coding sequence ATGAAAAACCTTCCCCTGTCACCCGACATTGCTGATTTAATTTTTAGGATGCTCTTTAGCAGTATTTTTTTAGGCCTGGGTGCCGAACATATTTTTTCGGATACGCTTATCATGCATCTCATGCCCGTATGGATGCCGCTACCGCATGTAGTTTCGATAGGCGCCGGACTCATTCTTTTAACCGGTGGCTTTATGATCTTGCTGGGTTTTCATGTACGTGTAGGCGCTCTTATTCTATCTATTTTTTTGGTGATTGTAACAGTGATGGTGCACGTGCCAGGCGTTCTCTTTATCCCCCCCGAATTTTCAAACGAGTACAGCTGGACCTGGGTGATTTTGCAACGGAGTAATCTGGTAAAAAATTTATGCCTTTTGGGTGTTTGCTTTAATTTGTTTTACCACGAGCCCACGCGCTATACATTGGATAATTTTATAAGAAGAAAAAAATCTAATTTTAAATGA
- a CDS encoding SDR family oxidoreductase — translation MSEKLKTVLVTGASTGIGLELVKLLLQNPSYRIVATARSSSLKRFADAGLVESEKLLIRPLDVRHYDEATSLIEELDKKFGGVDILVNNAGLAYRSVVEHMNADEEEDEFRVNYFGPLHLIRLVMPSMRERREGRIINISSVGGMMAMPTMSSYSASKFALEGASESLWYELKPWNIKVSLVRPGFIHSDGFMNTRFTSDGEHSSQDPTCDYHAYYKHMGNFVSDIMDKSPDTSISVARVILKTMERKSPPLRIAGTLDARFFGLLRRFLPQRFYHWLLYRGLPHINEWRPDEKPSPVTRHC, via the coding sequence GTGTCAGAAAAATTAAAAACCGTTCTTGTTACCGGAGCCAGCACAGGTATTGGGCTAGAACTCGTCAAACTTCTTCTTCAAAATCCTTCTTACCGCATTGTAGCCACAGCCCGCTCTTCTTCATTAAAACGTTTTGCCGATGCAGGACTTGTGGAATCGGAAAAATTACTTATTCGGCCGCTGGATGTGCGTCATTACGACGAAGCTACCAGTCTTATTGAGGAACTCGATAAAAAATTTGGCGGCGTCGATATTTTGGTAAATAACGCGGGGCTTGCCTACCGATCGGTGGTGGAACACATGAATGCCGATGAAGAAGAAGATGAGTTTAGAGTGAACTATTTTGGCCCACTTCACCTTATTCGCTTAGTGATGCCTTCCATGCGCGAGCGGCGCGAAGGACGTATCATTAACATATCATCGGTTGGCGGCATGATGGCCATGCCCACCATGTCCAGTTATTCGGCCTCCAAATTTGCTTTGGAAGGCGCCAGCGAATCGTTATGGTACGAGCTCAAACCCTGGAACATTAAAGTAAGTCTGGTGCGCCCCGGTTTTATTCATTCGGATGGTTTTATGAACACACGTTTTACATCCGATGGCGAACATTCTTCGCAAGACCCAACATGCGACTACCACGCCTATTACAAACACATGGGCAATTTTGTGAGTGATATTATGGATAAATCGCCGGACACCTCCATATCGGTGGCCCGCGTTATTTTAAAAACAATGGAACGTAAAAGCCCGCCTCTGCGTATTGCCGGCACGCTCGATGCCCGCTTTTTTGGACTACTCCGCCGTTTTTTACCCCAGCGTTTTTATCACTGGCTCCTCTACCGGGGCCTGCCTCACATTAACGAATGGAGACCCGATGAAAAACCTTCCCCTGTCACCCGACATTGCTGA
- a CDS encoding 50S ribosomal protein L11 methyltransferase, with product MLFTVLDFDVSEANVDLISGILFTWDVQGIEEGNPVSGSVHLRATFTSSSFSASWIQELEALGATNLKQEEVDSQDVRFKPKPFDPIELYNGTFIIPPSDMETSVPIPPGKHITIRPGAAFGTGRHESTQLASKAISKIKGASLLDVGSGSGVLAIVASLCAYSKIVAVEIDEMSRVNAEENFELNGVKIPLYDNISKVNDQFDVVVANIITPVHLELKDELIKGLKPNGHLILSGIVIGEKEIIEQAFKQLTLVEMNQKNEWISFIFLKS from the coding sequence ATGCTATTTACAGTACTAGATTTTGATGTGTCTGAGGCCAATGTTGATCTTATTTCGGGAATACTCTTCACGTGGGATGTTCAGGGTATTGAAGAGGGGAATCCTGTTTCGGGTTCTGTTCATTTAAGAGCTACTTTTACATCATCCTCTTTTTCTGCAAGCTGGATTCAGGAACTTGAAGCTTTAGGAGCCACAAATCTGAAACAAGAAGAAGTTGATAGTCAGGATGTCCGTTTTAAACCAAAACCGTTTGACCCTATCGAACTGTATAACGGTACATTTATTATTCCGCCGTCCGATATGGAAACGTCGGTTCCCATTCCTCCCGGAAAACATATTACTATTCGTCCCGGGGCTGCTTTTGGAACGGGTCGTCACGAAAGCACTCAGCTGGCAAGTAAGGCTATTTCTAAAATAAAGGGAGCCTCACTATTAGATGTGGGTAGCGGTAGCGGGGTGTTGGCAATTGTGGCTTCTCTTTGTGCTTATTCCAAAATTGTAGCGGTAGAAATTGACGAGATGTCGAGGGTGAATGCCGAAGAAAATTTTGAACTGAATGGTGTTAAAATTCCGCTTTATGACAATATTTCAAAAGTGAACGATCAATTTGATGTGGTGGTGGCTAATATTATTACGCCCGTTCATCTTGAGCTCAAAGACGAGCTTATTAAAGGCTTAAAGCCCAATGGGCATCTTATTTTATCGGGAATAGTTATTGGCGAAAAAGAAATCATCGAACAAGCGTTTAAACAGCTCACACTTGTAGAAATGAATCAGAAAAATGAATGGATTAGTTTTATTTTTCTTAAATCTTAA